The proteins below are encoded in one region of Apium graveolens cultivar Ventura chromosome 4, ASM990537v1, whole genome shotgun sequence:
- the LOC141720126 gene encoding uncharacterized protein LOC141720126 produces MSSTVVALPSVIALRSQYDNTLLRYVKEEGEVKGFVKFHGEEIGSQEDAKFEVHKSENGNGLFHIRSCYSNKYLVLNQNNNWTVAEAEYSEEDQSKRSCTLLRPTSVDGDPRRIRLTNVHVENNLCLWRAGEPYYGCVYVGYSNPDASSCDVFNVIEEESLITPY; encoded by the coding sequence ATGAGTTCAACAGTGGTAGCGTTGCCAAGTGTTATTGCGCTCAGATCACAATATGACAACACATTATTGCGATACGTTAAGGAAGAGGGGGAGGTGAAGGGGTTTGTTAAGTTTCATGGTGAAGAGATAGGGAGCCAAGAAGACGCAAAGTTCGAAGTCCACAAGTCGGAAAATGGGAATGGACTGTTTCACATAAGAAGCTGTTACAGCAACAAGTACCTGGTGTTGAACCAGAACAACAACTGGACTGTTGCAGAGGCTGAATATTCCGAGGAAGATCAGTCCAAGCGTTCGTGTACACTGTTGAGGCCTACTTCTGTGGACGGGGATCCTAGAAGAATCCGACTTACTAATGTTCATGTTGAGAATAATCTGTGCTTGTGGCGAGCAGGTGAGCCTTATTATGGATGCGTATATGTAGGTTACTCAAATCCGGATGCCTCGTCATGTGATGTGTTTAATGTGATCGAAGAGGAATCACTGATAACTCCTTACTAA